The window ATTAGAGAAAGGCGGAGCATCCGGAAATTTAAAAAAGAACCCGTTTCAGATGAGCTTATAACCCGGGTCATGGAGGCAGCGCGTCTGGCACCTTCGGGGAGCAATATGCAGCCTTGGCACTTTATCGTCGTCCGGGACCCGGGAATTAAGTCGAAGATGGGTCTTCACAAATGGGCCGAAGAGGCCCCTGTGATAATTGTGTGCTGCATTGATCCCAAGGAGGGTAGATGGTACATTGTTGACGGTTCCATCGCCTTTACGCACATGGTCCTCGAGGCTACAAGCCTGGGTCTAGGTACATGCTGGATGGGTAGGCTCTACGAGAACCTCGGGGAGACTGATGAGAGAATAAAAGATGTCCTAGGAATACCCGACCACATGCGGGTCCTCGCAATAACACCCCTCGGCCACCATGACAAGCCTCTACGACAAACCAGGAGAAAGTCTATGGATGAAATCGTCCATCATGAGAGATTCGGAGGCGTATGAAATGAACGTTATAGAAGCAATACAAGATAGGCGAAGTATCAGGAAATTCAAAACAGATCCCGTTCCAGAGGACAACTTGGACATGATACTTGAGGCTGCAAGACTAGCCCCATCAGCGGGAAACAGGCAGCCTTGGCGCTTTATCGTCGTAAAGAATGAAGACACGAGAGCCAGGTTGGCTGAGCTTGCCGACCATCAAACCTTCGTAGGGATAGCACCGGTAGTAATAGCCGTCTTCGGCGATCCTGATGATTCTCCATCAGGCTATCGCCAGGATCCTATGGTTGCGTACAAGCAGGACCCTATGATTGCAGTGGAGCATATGTGTCTTGTAGCTGTCGAGATGGGACTGGGTACCTGCTGGATAGGCCCAGCCAGTCCCAGATACGATGTGGAGGCTATTAAGAGGCTCCTGGCTGTGCCTGAGAGGATGTACTTGACGTGCCTGTTGCCTTTGGGATATCCCAACCAATCACCCAAGGCGAAGAGCAGAAAGTCTCGCGAGAAAATATTCTATTTCGAAAAATATACAGAAGACAAGTGATCAAAGTTCTTTTTTTGTTTAGGACGATTTGTGAAAAAAATAAATAAAAAAAGAGATTAGGTGTGTCTCTTCATGAATTTTTCTAGCTTATCGAAGCCTATCCTGAGGTTCTCATCGCTAGAGAGGAATCCAACTCGGAAGTGGCCTAGGCTATAGTAGTTCGATCCAGGTACGAAACCTATAAGCTCCTCCTTCATTAGCTGCACAAGGAAGTCAACGTCGTCCTTCCAAACATCTCCATGGGCGGGTACGCAGTCGGGCAACCCGAACATGGAGCCCTCCGGAGTGGTTAAGTTGATGCCATTGATCTCTGCGATACGCTTCACGACCCAGTCGCGACGCCTTCGAATATCCTCAACTTCGGGCTGGACCTCCTCCATCGCTCTCTTCCAGTTTTGGTATCCATAGGCCGCAGCAACAGCAACTGGAGACGCTACTCGTCCACAATATCCCCTCAGCATCCTGATAGCACTCCTTAGTTCAGGCATTTTATCTTCAGGATCGTGGTATGCCAGATAACCTAAACCCCAGCCGGTGATATTGAAGAGCTTGGACATGCCGTTGCTCAACATCACAGGAACGTCCTTAGCCAACTTGGCGACCGAAGTGGCCTGCGGAATATCAAAGGTCAGGAACGTATAGATCTCATCTGAGAAGATCATGATCTCGTTCTCTCCGGCGATATCAATAAGCCCCTTTAGGGTCTTATCGTCGTAGACGGCTCCTGATGGATTGTTGGGATTGTTGATAATAATGAACTTGGTCTTATCGGTCACAGCTTTCCTAATGGCATCCAGATCGGGCTGCCACCGATCGTCCTCGAAGCTGTTGGTTTTCACCATCT of the Candidatus Bathyarchaeota archaeon genome contains:
- a CDS encoding nitroreductase family protein, whose translation is MVPIKVIEAIRERRSIRKFKKEPVSDELITRVMEAARLAPSGSNMQPWHFIVVRDPGIKSKMGLHKWAEEAPVIIVCCIDPKEGRWYIVDGSIAFTHMVLEATSLGLGTCWMGRLYENLGETDERIKDVLGIPDHMRVLAITPLGHHDKPLRQTRRKSMDEIVHHERFGGV
- a CDS encoding nitroreductase family protein; the encoded protein is MNVIEAIQDRRSIRKFKTDPVPEDNLDMILEAARLAPSAGNRQPWRFIVVKNEDTRARLAELADHQTFVGIAPVVIAVFGDPDDSPSGYRQDPMVAYKQDPMIAVEHMCLVAVEMGLGTCWIGPASPRYDVEAIKRLLAVPERMYLTCLLPLGYPNQSPKAKSRKSREKIFYFEKYTEDK
- a CDS encoding aminotransferase class I/II-fold pyridoxal phosphate-dependent enzyme; this translates as MKDLRANRWGYDFKENPAPPPTLRQTQRALSQEGKSVLALAPGDPPAAGYPPPQWLMDAVNQAMKDGRHGYRDTRTAELPIGIAKFEKEFSGVHYDPGDIFPVPSSTSAMVLCYLALLDEGDEIISPEPIYQQYSFFANYYKTKMVKTNSFEDDRWQPDLDAIRKAVTDKTKFIIINNPNNPSGAVYDDKTLKGLIDIAGENEIMIFSDEIYTFLTFDIPQATSVAKLAKDVPVMLSNGMSKLFNITGWGLGYLAYHDPEDKMPELRSAIRMLRGYCGRVASPVAVAAAYGYQNWKRAMEEVQPEVEDIRRRRDWVVKRIAEINGINLTTPEGSMFGLPDCVPAHGDVWKDDVDFLVQLMKEELIGFVPGSNYYSLGHFRVGFLSSDENLRIGFDKLEKFMKRHT